From the genome of Spinacia oleracea cultivar Varoflay chromosome 2, BTI_SOV_V1, whole genome shotgun sequence, one region includes:
- the LOC110775666 gene encoding uncharacterized protein produces MCGLHNGGPIHSLGKPPEVEIHSWTTPNQEKRELMVTLKLPTDIMQALTLMYNACMNAFPNSTSLMNNTNIINDAPPITCMVWNTQGAGSGEFLSALKELLRCHKPMVFSLVETHMGGDQEMKIATATSYSGHTRVDAQGYSGGIWVYWKPELVNVDPIHQHQQYISMEITRNGEAPWYFSAIYASLDPSRRQDLWRELEEFATRNNKQWLLAGDFNETRFGWERSSSCAETTRRSNHFNQWVENNQLLEIEFSGPSHTWARGNSIDTRQSVRLDRAMCSTEWGLRFDKARVKHLPAIQSDHCPILITSNGLAPLQELNRPFRFQAA; encoded by the coding sequence ATGTGCGGGCTACACAATGGAGGACCCATACATAGCCTTGGAAAACCCCCTGAAGTGGAAATTCACTCTTGGACAACACCGAACCAAGAGAAGCGGGAGTTGATGGTAACCCTCAAGTTACCTACTGACATTATGCAAGCCCTTACACTCATGTATAATGCATGCATGAATGCCTTCCCCAATTCAACCAGtcttatgaataatacaaacaTCATCAATGATGCTCCACCCATAACGTGTATGGTCTGGAACACACAAGGAGCTGGAAGTGGTGAATTCTTATCAGCACTTAAAGAACTACTTAGATGTCACAAGCCAATGGTTTTTTCTCTAGTTGAAACCCATATGGGAGGTGATCAAGAAATGAAGATTGCCACTGCAACAAGCTACTCTGGTCACACTAGAGTTGACGCTCAGGGGTATAGTGGTGGCATTTGGGTGTATTGGAAACCCGAACTAGTGAATGTCGACCCCATACATCAGCATCAGCAATACATCAGCATGGAAATTACAAGGAATGGAGAAGCCCCATGGTATTTCTCAGCGATTTATGCTAGCCTTGACCCATCTCGAAGGCAAGATCTCTGGAGAGAACTAGAGGAATTTGCAACCAGAAACAATAAACAATGGCTACTAGCAGGGGATTTCAATGAGACTAGGTTTGGTTGGGAGAGAAGCTCAAGCTGCGCGGAAACTACAAGAAGGTCGAACCACTTTAACCAATGGGTTGAGAATAATCAGTTACTTGAAATTGAGTTCTCTGGCCCATCTCACACTTGGGCTAGAGGGAACTCGATTGACACTCGTCAAAGTGTAAGGCTTGATAGAGCAATGTGTAGCACGGAATGGGGACTGCGATTCGACAAAGCCAGAGTCAAACACCTCCCAGCTATTCAATCAGACCACTGTCCAATTCTTATCACCTCAAATGGTCTTGCTCCGCTACAGGAACTAAATCGACCCTTTCGATTCCAAGCGGCTTAG